The bacterium genome includes the window CATCTTGATCGTCAGCGTTCGGTGGCACCTGTTGCCATCTTCTGGGTCTGGAACGCTACCGACATTAGTGCTCCCGTCCATCACGCTCGCCTGGCTGTCCCTCGCCACCATCGCGCGGATGAGCCGGTCGGCCGTGCTGGAAGAGGCAGGTCGTGACTACGTGCGGACCGCGCATGCGAAGGGAGTATCGCCCCGGCGCGTGGTCGTCGCGCACCTGCTGCGGAATGCCGCGATCCCTATCCTGACGATCGCGGCCCTCGACATCGCCAACCTCCTCGGCGGGGCGGTGATCACGGAGACCATTTTCGCCTGGCCGGGAATCGGGAGGCTGGCGGTCGAGGCGATCCTGTCCCGCGACTACACAGTCGTGCAGGCCGTGGTGATCGTGGGCACGGCGGTCTTCATCCTCACCAACCTGGTCACAGACGTGCTCTACGGTTTCTTGGACCCGCGGATCGAGCTCGCCGGGGCGCCATCGTAGCCCGGCCACCGACGGTGCCTGCCGCATCTGCGGCGGCAAGCCCTTTCGACGCCGGCGGAGAGCCTGTACGGCGTCGGCGCAGACGGCTGCCGCTCGCGGGTAATGCCGGGATCGGGGTTCTCATCATTGTCGCTCTCGCAGCGCTCGCGGCACCGAACGTGGCGCCCCGAAACCCCCTGGCCCAGAGCCTCGCCGATCGCCTGATGTCGCCGGGGGCGCGCGGGCCTCACGGTGAGGTGTTCTGGCTCGGGACGGATGGATTGGGCCGCGATGTCCTCAGCCGGCTGATCTACGGGGCTCGCGCCTCGCTTGCGGTGGCAAGCCTCGCCGTGGCGTGCTCCGGCGCGCTCGGCGTTTTCTTGGGGCTCACGGCCGGATATTATCGCGGCTTGGTAGGCGCGGTGTTGATGCGGTTCGTGGATCTCGTGCTGTCCATTCCCTTCTTGCTGCTTGCCATCGCGGTCGTTGCCGCGCTCGGCCCCGGCTTGGAGCACACCGTGCTTGTCCTAGGGCTCACTCGGTGGCCGCGGTACGCGCGGGTCGCGTTCGCGCAGACCCTCGCCGGCCGGTCGCGGGAATTCGTTGAAGCGGCCCGCGCCCTCGGCGGTACGGATCTTCGCGTCATGCTGCGCCACGTGCTGCCTGAGGTGCTCCCCTCCGTCATAGTCGTCAGCACGTTGGAGATTGGCCTGATGATCGTCTACGAGGCGGCACTTTCGTTCCTCGGTCTTGGCGTTCAGCCGCCGACGCCCAGTTGGGGCAACATGCTCGCCGATGGGCGCGCCTACCTGGCGACGGGGTGGTGGCTGGCGACGTTCCCGGGCCTCGCGATCATGATCACGGTGCTCGGCGCCAACCTGCTTGGCGATGCGGTGCGAGACCGGCTCGACCCCCGCGTGCTGTGATTGAAGGAACATATCCGCGGGCTCAACGAATAAGCGTTAGGGATCCCCCTCGCAGAGGTGAAGCCAATCGAGTACCGTCAGTTGGGACGCTCGGGGCTGCGCGTGTCCGTGTACGGCCTCGGATCTGACGGTATCGATCGAAGACCACGCCGGCCTGTACGCCATCCCGATCTTCGATGATGCATTTCTCGCGACGTTCGAAGATCTCGAGCCGCGTGAACTCACGGGCGTAATCCGGGTCGCGCGCACCTGCGAACAGCGGATCGCTGCGGGCGACATCCTGCCTCCGGAGGTGGTCGAGCGGACGCCTTGGCCCGAGCGCGTGGGTCCGCGACTCGCCCGGGCCAGGGACCGCGTCCGGGCCACCCTCGCCGGTTTGGCGGGTTGACCGTCCTCTATCGTCTGACTGGCCGCTCGGCGGGTTTCGCCAACGCGGGCGCGACCTCACGGAGCAGCAAGTCGAGCTGGCCGCGCTGATCCCATGAGGTCAGCCTCACCGTGATCTCCTGCACGCCCGCGTCGAAGTACGCTTGGAGCTGCTTGATGCACTGCTCCGGAGTGCCGGCGGCCGTCCACGCCTCCACGAACGGCCGCGAAAAGTTGGCCGTGTAATAGGCATTCAGGAACTTCGTACTCTCCTCCAGGGCCGCGTCTCGATCGGGTCGGATGTTGATGTTGTGGTAGAGGATGTTCCCGAGCGCATCCGGATCCCGCCCCTCCTCCCGTGCCATTCGCCGAATGATCCCCCACTGGTCGGCGAACACGGCCGGTGGAATCTTGTTCGTCATCCAGCCATCCGCCAAGCGGGCCACCCGCCGGAATGCTCGGTCCACGGTCCGCGCATCCACCGCCTGCCCCACCTTGTACGTGACCGTCGTCGGGTTGTTGGCGATCCAGATCGGCACGGGCTTCTGCACGGGGCGGGGCTCGATCGTCACGCCGTCCACCTGGTAGTGCCGCCCCTGATGCGTCACGCGCTCCTCGTTGAGCAGCCGGCGAACCAGCACGATCCCTTCCTCGAGGCGGCCGATCCGCTCTCCGGCGAGGATGCCCATTGTTCGGTGCTCGAGCGCCTGGGCCGCGCTCATCTCGTTTCCTCCTCCGAGACATGCGATCAACAGCGCGCGTCCTTTGGACAGGACGTCCAGGCTCGCCCACTGATAAGCCAGAAGGACAGGGTGGCGATGCGCGAACGTGGCCATGCAGGCGACGCCGAGGCGGGCCCGCCTGGTGCGAGCGGCGAGCGCGCCGAGAAGGACGATGGACTCGAGCCGCGGCTTTGCGAGGATACTATCCCCCACGTGGAGGCTCTGGAATACCCCCGAGGTATCCGCCAGCTCGCCCAACGCCAGTAGTTCGTCCGACGTGATCGCGCCCAGGAGAACGCCTCGGTTCGGCAGGGTCAGACCCAAAGCCCCCATGTGTCGCCTCCTCTTCAGACCCTCAGCCTGGATCGCACATGTGGAATCTCTGACGTGGGTTGCCGTATGCCGTAGCGGTTCGTCACTGGCGAGCAGGGAACCTCGGAGCCACGGCGGAATTGTGCGGCGCCTCCTCGTTGGGGCCGAACGTCAGGATGATCGGCGGCCCGGGACACGTTGTTACTGACGGGTGCGGAAGCATGGCATCCCAGCTATCCGTGGGGGAGGGGTCGATGCGTCTGGGCTTCGTGTCCGCATGCGTGCTGCTCACCGGTATCCTGGGGCTCGCTCCGCAGCCCCCGCTCCAGGCGCAGTCACTCCCGGTGATCCGGGTGCCGATTCTGGCCTCCGGGATCACCAGCGTGTTGCAGGTGGTCTCGAATGAGCGGCACCTGGACCGGGCGCACGGCTTCCAGTTCAAGACGTCCGCGCCCTACGAGTCGCTCGACGCATACTACGCGGATTTTCTTGCCGGCCAGTTTGATGTCGAGGGCGGGATCTCGGAGAGCTACGCCGTGCGGTTCCTGCGCGGGGCCCCCGTTCAGCTGATGGCCACGCTCGTCAGCGCGGGCGCCTCCCTCCTGGCAAAGGATCCTGCGATCTCCACGGTTGCTGCGCTCCGGGGGCGCACCCTCGCGGCGCCGCTCACCTCAGGCCGGTACGTGATCCTGCGAGGATTGCTCCTCAAGTACTACGGGTTCGATCTCGAGCGAGACGCCAAAGTGATCGGCGTGCCCAATCCGAGCGCGGGTATCACGTTCGTCCTGGCGGGTCGGGCCGACGCCGCGTTGTCCTGGGAACCGATCGTCAGTTCCGCCCTCCTTCAGAATCCCGCGCTGCGGCTCGTCCTGGACACTCGGATCGAGTATCGTACCCGGACGGGACGCGAGCTCTACCAGGTCGTTCTGGCCGGGCAGCGGGATGCGATCCGCGGAAACCCCGTCCTCATGCGACAGGTGATTGCCGCCTACCGCGACGCCGCCGAGTTCATGCAACGCGACCCAGATGCCGCAGCCACCCTCGTCGCCCAGCACTCAGATATCTCGCGGGACGCATTCCTCCAGGCGGTCCGCTCCCGCCGCATCGCTTTCGCCGTCCAATCGTTTACCGATCCGGTGGCGCGGCGGGCGATCCTCGACGAGTTCGCGATTTTGGAAACCCTGAAATTCATTCCAAACGGCATCCCCGATGAGTTCTTTGCCCGCTTCTAGCCCGGGGCGCCCCGCAGCCCGGACCCTGAGCGCGCGAGTCTTCCGGCCTGGCGAGGAATCATGAACGGCGGCATCCGCCACCCCCCAGGTGTGCTCCTGGGGACGCTGCGGGGCTGGGGGGATACGTTGATCGTTGTCCTCGCCATCGTCGTGGCGCTCCACGTCGGCAGCCTCTTTGTGCCAAGGTATATCCTGCCGACGATTCCCGAGATCCTGCGGGCGACCGGACGCATCCTCACCGGCGACACCCGCGATATCGCCACGACCCTGCTGCGGTTGTTCGAAGGAGTTCTCGCCGCGTTCTTGCTGGGGTCCCTGCTCGGCATTGCGATGGGGGCGCTGCCCGCGGTCGCGCGCTTCGCGAGGCCATTCCTCAACATCCTCGTGGCCATTCCCGCGCTCAATTGGATCCTGTTTGCTGTGCTGTGGTTCGGGGCTGCGGAGGTGCGCGTCTTCTTCGTCGTGGTGATCATCTCGCTGCCGTTCTATGCCCTCAACGTCTATGAGGGCATTCGCGGGTTGCCCGCCGACCTCCTCGAGGCGGTGGAAGCATTCCGGCCGACGCGGGCGCAGACGGTGCGTATCCTGCTCGTGCCGCACACGGTTCCGTACATCATCATGACTACCAAATCGGTGCTCGGCTACGCGATCCGCATCACGATCTTCGCCGAACTGATCGGCACCGCGGTCGGCATCGGCGCCAGGCTCAATGCCGCCCAGTCACAATTTAAGATCGATGCCGTTTTCGCGTGGACCGCGATCCTGGTCCTCATCAACGTCGTGCTTCAGGCCGGTTTGGAGGTGGTGGACCGCCGCCTGCTGCGTTGGCGGCCGGAGCAGACAGTCCGGTGATACCATCGGGGGAGATGCCCGCGCCGACCCCCGCCGTGACGGTGCGCGATGTCTGGAAAACATTTGGCGACATTGTGGCCGTGCAGGGACTATCGTTCGCGGTCCTGCCTCGCGAGATCGTGGCAAGTGTCGGCGTCACCGGGGCTGGGAAATCGACGGCGCTGCGGATGGTGATGGGGTCAATTGGAGCAGACCGCGGAGAGGTCAGGGTGCTCGGCCACGATCCGGTTCGCGAGCTGGCGGTGCTTCGCGGCAAGATCGCTCCGGTGTTTCAGACGGACCGCCTTCTGCCGTGGCGGACCGCGCTTGAGAACGCCGCGCTCGGCCTTGAGATCCTCGGGGTGCCGCATCAGGAGCGTATCGAACGAACCCGGGAGTGGCTGGTCCGGCTCGGGCTCAGGAACGCGACGGGCCGCCTCCCGCACGAACTGTCGGGTGGCATGCGCCAGCGCGTGAGCCTGGCCAGGGCATTCGCGCTCGACCCTCAGGTCTTATTGCTCGACGAGGCCTTCAGCCATCTGGACGAAGTCACTGCCGCGAGCGTGCGGGCGGACTTCCTCGCGCTCGTTCGGCCGCTCGGCACCGCTGTGCTGCTCGTCACCCACAGCGTCGCGGAGGCCGTGGAGGTCGCCGACCGCGTCCTCGTCTTCGGCCGCCCCGCGCATGTTCTCGCCGAGATCCCGATCACTCCGGACGTCCGCGGGGACCCGATCGCCCGCGATCGGGTCCACCGGGAGATCCTTGCTCAGATTGAAGCAGCGATATAATCGACGCCGAGATGGCCAGCCCGGATCCTAGACGCGCTCCCACCTCCAGATCTTGTGTTGCAGCGGGCCGCCATTGCCTTCCATTTTGAACCCATCGCCTAACAAGTTGACCAATCCCTGGGGCCGTAGCAGGGCCTTTCCATCGCTAAACTCACCGACGGGTTTCCAGAATGCTGCAAACTCCTTCTTCCCTTCGCGTACCCTCAGGGAGCGCTCCGCATAGAAAGCAGGATCGTCAAAGGCAGCCTGATATACAAACACGATCTGGTGACGCAGTTGACCGTTTGTTAGGAAGACGTTCTCGATAACGCCAAGGCGGTCGACATTTCGGATCTCCGCGCCGAGTTCTTCCCTGATTTCACGAACAACGCAGTCGTAGGTCGTCTCTCCGAGTTCAACCGTGCCCCCGGGCAGCTTGTAGCTTGTCTGGTCGGTGTCGCGCTCAACGTGCTCAATGACGAGAAGCCGGTCTGCATGTCCAAAGGCGCATACGGCCTTGACCTTTACGCCTTTCCCGACCCGGCCGGCCTCCCCCACTGCCTACTGGACCTTTGTCGGCGCGAATCTCATCGACGCCGTCCGGTGGAGCATCTGCACGGACGTTTCACGACGCCTGCGAAGCATGACGTGTACACTTCGCTTGAGTTTCGGCGGGTAGACACTACATCCTCCATCTGGCGCCCACGTACACCCGAACCGTCCGCATTTCTTCACACACCTTTTGCATTTGGCCGCCGCCGTCCCCGGAACACCCTGACCCTTGTTCACCTCGGGTAGCGAAGGCAGGGGGCGGCACTGGAAAACCGCTATAATACGGTTGCGGGAAATGAGGAAGGCTTCGACAAATCCAAGTGTGAGAGGGCGTTCGCCATTTTGGATGAGGCTTCTCCTGGGTCGGCAACCGAACGGAAAAGAATGCGCGCCGATGAGCCGTGGCCTGAGGCCGGGCGAAGAATCCTACGGGTCCACTTTCTGGGTATGTTGGCAAACGAAGACGCCACCCGCAGGGGAAATGACATTGAGGCGCTCCATGACATGCGCGTCGCGAACCGCCGCCAGAGGGCCATCTTCCGAATCGTGGCGCCGTATTTCAAGCGCGAAGCGATTCGCGCATTTCGAGACGAATTGCGGACGCTGGCCGGGCGTCTGGGCGCCGTGCGCGATCTCGACGTGTTGATTGACGCGGCGGACGACTATCGACGGCCTTCGGGCGTCGACACCCCGTCGGCGCTCGAGCCCTTGCTTGACGAGTGGCGCAAACGGCGTGCCACTGCCCGCGATGAGTTGTTGACGTATCTGAATGGCGACGACTATCGGGCGTTGATACAACGGTACATGGTATTTCTTTCGTCAACGGGCGCCGGGGTGAAAGAAGCCGCCCCTGGCGGCCCACCTCAGCCCAGTCTTGTCCGGCACATCCTGCCCGCCAAAATTTGGAGGCAATACGGCAAGGTGCGGGCCTATGAGACGGTGCTGGAGCAGGCGTCCATCAAGACGCTCCATGCTCTACGGATCGAAGGGAAACGCCTGCGATATTTGCTGGAATTCTTTAGCGAGCTGCTGGGGCCTGACGCGGCCGAGGCCACTGAGGCGTTGGTCGCTTTGCAAGATCATCTTGGCGAGCTGCATGATTCAGATGTAGCGATTGGGCTCCTTCGTGATTTCTTAATGCGCGGCGCGCAACCCCCCCCAAGCCCGGTGGTGGCCGACTCCGTCGGACGATACCTCAATGTCAAACTGGCCCGGCTGCGTACCCTTCAACGCACGGTCAAACGGCCGTGGCGGCAAATAACCCGCAAACGCTTTCGAAAATTATTGGCCCGGATGGTAGCGGAACTCTAGTAGGTCGGACGCTCAGAGGGCCCCCAGCGCACGGAGGATCTTGGGGCGGACGAGCCAGTCGAGCCGACCCCCCAGCGCCGGCGGCCCGGGCACGTCGACGTACGCCACCCCGCCCTTCCGGAGGGTGAACCGATCGCCGGCCGCGCTCCCCAACAATCGCGCCAGGAGCGCCGAGAGCATCGGCTCGTGCCCAACGATCGCGATCGTTTTATCTGTGGCATACCGCGACAACGCCACGAGGATCTCGTCGGGGCTCCCGCGGACGAGGGCCGGCTCGGTGGTCGGGCTGATCCGGCCCCAGGCTTTGGCGGCGATTTCGGCCGTGTCCGCGGCCCGAGGAAGCGGGCTCGTGAGCAGCACGTCGGGACGCCCGCAGATCTGGACCAAACCGCGCGCCGCCTCCTTGAAGCGCCGCTTCCCGCTCTCGGTGAGCGGGCGCTCGTCATCCGGTACGTCCGGCGTTCCCCGAGGGACGGCAATTGCGTGGCGTATGATTACGAGCTTCACGGCGTCCTCCGCGAGTTGGTTCTCCCGCCTCACTATAGCAATGAGCCCACCGGGGGGCAATGCGCTCGGGAGGCTAATTACCTGCCGTCCGCGGCTTGACGCCGGCCTTACGGGCGGGATACCCTATCGTGGGCGGACGTCTCCGCGCTCGATCTTCGTTACCGTCCGGCATCATGTTGGCTTCCGACCGATGTACGAGGTGTAAGGTTATCGGCGAACGTCTTGAGGCGTTGAGAGTAAGGAGGTCCTTATGACCGACGGATCCCTCACCCCCACGGTCGGTATCCGCTGGGGCGTCCGGGATGATGTGGCTTCGCGCGACCCTTCGACGTTGGCCTTCAGCGTCGCCGCCCCCCAGGCATTCGTCAATCGTGAGTTGTCGTGGCTCGAGTTCAATCGGCGCGTGCTCGAGGAGGCGGAAGACCCGACGGTGCCGCTCCTCGAACGCGTAAAGTTCCTGTCGATCTTTAGCTCCAACCTAGACGAGTTTTTCATGATCCGGGTCGCCGGGCTGAAGCGACAGGCGCCCGCCGGCGCAGAGGCTGCCGAAGCCGATGGACTGACCCCCGCCCAGACGCTCTCGGCAGTCTCCCAACGCGTGCACGAACTGGTCCAGATGCAGCATCGGTGCTTCCTGCGGGACATCCTGCCCCTGCTTTCTGCGGAGGGCGTCGAGATCGTGCGACCAACGGAGCTCTCCCAGGCGCAAGCGCAGTTTGTCGATGAGTACTACCATCGAATGCTGCTGCCCGTGGTGATGCCCCTGGCGATCGATCCAAGCCATCCATTCCCGCGCCTTGTGAACCGGGCACTGTACCTGGTCGTCTCGCTGCGGGCGTCGGCGCCATCGGCGCTCCCTCCCGCGGCTTTGGCGGTCGTTCACATTCCGGCCCAGGTCGTCCCTCGCTTCGTCGCGCTCCCTGCGCCGAAGGGCAAATATGCGTTCATCCTTCTCGAGGACGTGATCCGTCTCCACCTCCCTGAGCTCTACCACGGGTATGAGATCCTCTCGTGTCAGACGGTCCGGGTGACACGCGACGCCGACATCCAGCTCCCCGAAGCGCAAGCCGAGGACCTGCTGACCGAGGTCGAGGCGGGCCTGCGGCAGCACAAGAGGGGGGCCGCCGTGCGCCTCCAGTACGACCCAGACTTGCCGGCTGGGGTGCTGGCCCGCCTGGTCGACGAGCTTGATCTCGAGCCGGACGACCTCTACTCAGGCGAAGGTTTTACGGCTTTCACCCATCTCGCGCAGCTCTACTCGGCCGTCGACCTGCCGCATCTCAAGGACCGCCCGCTCGTGCCGCACTCAGTGACCGCCTTCGAGAACGCGCCCGACGTGTGGAGCGCGATCCGGTCCGGAGACATCATTGTCCACCACCCATATCACACCTTCGATGCGGTCACTCGCTTCGTGCACGAGGCCGCTCGAGATCCGAAAGTGCTCGCCATCAACATGACGCTGTACCGGGTCAGCCTGAACTCGCCGATCGCCCAGGGGCTGATCCTGGCTGCCGAGGCCGGGAAGGAGGTCGTGGTGCTCGTCGAGCTACGGGCGCGATTCGACGAGGAAGCCAACATCCGCTGGGCCCGGGCGCTCGAACGAGTGGGGGCTCACGTCGTGTACGGTCTGGCCGGGTACAAGACCCACGGGAAGGCGTGCCTTGTTGTCCGCCAGGAGGCGGACGGGCTCCGCCGCTACTGCCACCTCGCCACCGGCAACTACAATGTCCGAACCGGCGGGATCTATGAAGACTTTGGCCTCTTCACGTGCCGAGAGACGTTTGGCGAGGACCTGACGGAGCTCTTCAATCTGCTCACAGGATACACACGCCCCAAGGATTTCAACCACCTTGTGATCGCACCCACCGGCCTCCGCGAGTTTCTCGTGGGCCGGATTCGACGGGAAGCGGCTCACGCGCGGACCGGCCGGCCGGCGCGGTTGATCGCGAAGATGAACAGTCTCGTCGACCAGGTGCTTATCGAGGAGCTCTATGCCGCCAGCAAGGCGGGTGTTCAGATCGACCTGATCGTCCGGAGCATCTGCTGCCTTCGGCCCGGCGTGCCAGATCTATCCGACAGGATCAAGGCGATCTCAATCGTCGACCGGTATCTCGAGCATGCCCGTGTGTATTATTTCGAGAACGGCGGGGAGCCAGAGTACTGGCTGGGCTCCGCGGATTGGATGCCTCGGAACCTGGACGACCGCGTGGAGGTAGCTTTCCCCGTGATCGATCCAGCCCTGCAGCGAGAGTTGCGGCAGATCCTGGAGATCCAGCTCGCGGATACAGAGAAAGCGCGGGTCATCTTGCCCGACGGGCGGTCGGAGCGGATCCGTCCTAACGGCCGCCCCAGTGTACGTTCTCAGGTGCAGCTGTACGAACTGGCCGGGTCGGCGCATTCTGTCGCGCAGAGACCCCCCGCCCATCCCGCCGATTCTATGGGCTGGCCTCGGTCAAATTGGCGCAGGGCAATAGGCGACGGGTCAGATTCGTGAACAGCAGGTCGGTGCTCGCCCGACGGGGACGCGGGCTACGGAGGAGGTCACGCAAACAGGAGGAGCCTTGTGAACGTTCTTGTTGTTGATGTAGGTGGCACCAGCGTAAAGATCCTCGCCACCGGGCAATACGAGCCTCGGAAGTTCCCCTCCGGGCCGACGCTGACGCCCGAAACAATGGTCTCCCGAGTCAAGGAGCTCGCGGGGGACTGGATGTACGACGTGGTGGCGATTGGCTACCCAGGACCGGTTCTCCGAGATCGGCCCGTCGCCGAGCCGCACAACCTCGCCTTGGGGTGGGTAGGATTCGACTACCAAGCCGCATTTGGGCGCCCGGTCAAAATCATCAATGATGCGGCCATGCAGGCCCTTGGGAGCTTCAGGGGAGGGAAGATGCTTTTCCTCGGTCTCGGCACCGGTCTCGGTTCCGCACTGATCGTGGACGGTATCGTGGAGCCCATGGAACTAGGCCATCTTCCCTACAGGCGTGGTACCTACGAGGACTACGTGGGCGTTCGAGGTCTGGATCGCCTGGGCAAGCGAAAATGGCGGAAGCGTGTCTGGGACGTGGTTGCCCGCCTAGTTGCCGCCTTGGAACCCGACGATGTGGTGATTGGGGGCGGAAACGCAAGGAAACTCAAGGAGTTGCCTGAGGGCTGCCGGCTGGGCGACAACGCCGACGCCTTCATTGGAGGGTTTCGCCTTTGGGAGGGAGCGAGGGCAGCCCCTGAGCACCCGCAGGTAGCGCTAGAAGGGGTGGTGTTGTCCAACACACCGCGCTAGAGTGCCGGCGGGAACAGGTCCTTCCGTCTACGTGTCCTCCCCCGTTTGGCCCGAACCGCCTTGCCTGCCAAGTGCCCGTCAAAGGACTGTCTCATTTTCTTAGAGAAGTGACCGGCATCCAAGACCTCCTAGGCTCCTCATGACGCCGGCCCGCGTACGTCTTAGGTCCCAAGTCTCCCGGCCCGCGGCCCGAAGCGCGCACGCCTCGAACGCCGCCTCGCCTGCCGGGCTTAGGGTGCGGCCTCACACCTTCTACGGCGTGCCGCCCCGCGACGAGGCCAGAGGCGCCCGGACCGATGTGGCCTTTCTCGGCGTGCCCTTCGACCTTGGCACGACGCTCAGGCCTGGGGCGCGCTTTGGCCCTGAGGCTGTGCGCGCCGCGTCGGCCTGGTGGCAGTACGCGCGGGACGAGGAAGGCCAGGCAGCCCGCGACGGGACAGGCCCCCGCCCCGCCGAGGGCTGGTACGATCTTGACCGTGGGCGGTGGATCTTGCGCGGGGTGACGATGGCCGACTGGGGCGATGTCCGGATCACTCCTACAGATATCGCCACCAACCTCGACCGCATCACCGAGTGCGTCCGCGCGATCCTAGACGGAGGTAGCCTGCCCGTGGTCGTCGGAGGAGACCACGCGGTCACCTATCCCGCTATCCGGGCATTCGCCGGCCGCGGCCCACTGCATGTGATCCAGTTCGACAGCCATCAAGACTTCGTGGACGAGCGGCATGGGGTCCGCCTCGGTCACGGCAACGTGATGCGCCGCGCTTCCGAGCTGCCGTTTCTGCGGGGCATCTCGCAGATCGGACTTCGGGGGCTGCAGAAATACCCCGAGCCGCTCGAGGCCGCCCGCCGGTACGGCGTCAAGGTCGTCACCGCCACAGAGCTGCGCGGCAGCGGGCCTCGGCTCGCGGCCGCTCGTGTGCCGACCGGCGCCCGCTGCTACCTGACCCTCGACATCGACGTCCTGGACATCGCGTCCGCACCGGGCACCGGGACGCCGGAGCCCGGCGGCCTTACATTTCCAGAGGTGCGCGACGCGGTCCGCGCGATCGCGCGCCGCTGCCGGATCGTCGGGCTTGATCTCGTCGAGGTCTCGCCGCCGTACGACTGGGCGGAGGTCACCGCGCGCGAGGCCGCGCGGCTGCTGCTCGACGTTCTCAGTGCGATCTTCGATCGGGGCTCGGGGCCCACAGGGGTGAGCCGGCACGCGCAGGGGATGCGCAGCCGGCCGGGCCGGACCGCACGTATCCGGGGGTAGAGGAGGGGGAGCATGAGCGGCGCAGGGGGAGGCGCAAGGATCACGCGGCGGAGGTTTCTGCGTGGCATGGCCGCGGGCGGGGCCGCGGTGGGCGCGGGTGCTGCAGGGCTCGGCGGGCTGTTCCGGGCGGGACGGGCCGCAGCGGCGGTGGGTGCGGACACCTTGGTTGTGGCTCAATCCACATCCGTGCAGACCTTCGACCCGCAGATCGTGTACGATAACACCGTCGCCATTACGCGCGGGATCTATGAACCGCCGGTGGGCCTCGACGGCAGTACGCCCCGGATCATCCCCAAGCTGTTGACCTCCTGGAGTGCTTCGGCGGACATCAAGCAATGGACACTGAAGCTCCGCCCCGGGGTGAAGTTCCACGACGGGTCGGATTTCACCGGCGAGGCCGTCAAGGTGACTTTGGAGCGCCTGATCAAGATCAACCGCGGCTTCGCGTACGCGTTCAAGCCGATCGTCACCGGCGTAGACGTCCTAGACCCCCTGACGGTCCGCATCACCCTCAACACCCCGGACGCCTCGTTCATGGCCAAGCTTGCGTCGACCTCCGGCAACCTGATCGTGAGCCCGCGGGCCGTACGGGTGCACACCAACGGCGGCGATCTGGCGCAGGGCTACCTCAAAGAGCATACTGTCGGGACCGGCCCGTACATGCTTCAGAGCTACGACAAAGGGGCCCAACAGGTCGTGCTCAAGCAGTTCCCGGGGTACTGGGGGGGCTGGTCAGGATCGCACGTGAAGCGCATCATCTTCAAGATCGTTCCGGAGGCGTCCACCCAGCGCTTGATGCTGGAGCGAGGCGACGCCGATATCGGGACGATCGTCGCACCGGACCTCATCGACGCACTGGCCAAGCAGCCGGGCATCACGATCAACGAGAGCCCGACGATGCGGATCTTCTACATCGCGATGCACTGTCAGCGCGAGCCGCTCAAGGACGTGAAGATCCGGCAGGCGATCTCGTATGCGTTCGACTACGAGGGAGCGAAGCAGGCGATCTTCAACGGCCGGCTGGCGCCGCTCAACGGGCCGCTGCCCGATAACGATCCTGCCCACCTGTCGCCGGCGGACAAGCCCTACCGCTTCGATATGGCGAAGGCCAAACAGCTGCTCAGCGAGTCGAGCAAGCCGACCGGCGGATTCACCCTGAGCCTGAGCCTGTTCCAGGGCGACCCGACGTTTCGGAAGGCGGCGGAGATCCTCCAGGGGAACCTGAAGGACCTCAACATCAACG containing:
- a CDS encoding CHAD domain-containing protein, with the translated sequence MRADEPWPEAGRRILRVHFLGMLANEDATRRGNDIEALHDMRVANRRQRAIFRIVAPYFKREAIRAFRDELRTLAGRLGAVRDLDVLIDAADDYRRPSGVDTPSALEPLLDEWRKRRATARDELLTYLNGDDYRALIQRYMVFLSSTGAGVKEAAPGGPPQPSLVRHILPAKIWRQYGKVRAYETVLEQASIKTLHALRIEGKRLRYLLEFFSELLGPDAAEATEALVALQDHLGELHDSDVAIGLLRDFLMRGAQPPPSPVVADSVGRYLNVKLARLRTLQRTVKRPWRQITRKRFRKLLARMVAEL
- a CDS encoding histidine phosphatase family protein — protein: MKLVIIRHAIAVPRGTPDVPDDERPLTESGKRRFKEAARGLVQICGRPDVLLTSPLPRAADTAEIAAKAWGRISPTTEPALVRGSPDEILVALSRYATDKTIAIVGHEPMLSALLARLLGSAAGDRFTLRKGGVAYVDVPGPPALGGRLDWLVRPKILRALGAL
- the ppk1 gene encoding polyphosphate kinase 1; translated protein: MTDGSLTPTVGIRWGVRDDVASRDPSTLAFSVAAPQAFVNRELSWLEFNRRVLEEAEDPTVPLLERVKFLSIFSSNLDEFFMIRVAGLKRQAPAGAEAAEADGLTPAQTLSAVSQRVHELVQMQHRCFLRDILPLLSAEGVEIVRPTELSQAQAQFVDEYYHRMLLPVVMPLAIDPSHPFPRLVNRALYLVVSLRASAPSALPPAALAVVHIPAQVVPRFVALPAPKGKYAFILLEDVIRLHLPELYHGYEILSCQTVRVTRDADIQLPEAQAEDLLTEVEAGLRQHKRGAAVRLQYDPDLPAGVLARLVDELDLEPDDLYSGEGFTAFTHLAQLYSAVDLPHLKDRPLVPHSVTAFENAPDVWSAIRSGDIIVHHPYHTFDAVTRFVHEAARDPKVLAINMTLYRVSLNSPIAQGLILAAEAGKEVVVLVELRARFDEEANIRWARALERVGAHVVYGLAGYKTHGKACLVVRQEADGLRRYCHLATGNYNVRTGGIYEDFGLFTCRETFGEDLTELFNLLTGYTRPKDFNHLVIAPTGLREFLVGRIRREAAHARTGRPARLIAKMNSLVDQVLIEELYAASKAGVQIDLIVRSICCLRPGVPDLSDRIKAISIVDRYLEHARVYYFENGGEPEYWLGSADWMPRNLDDRVEVAFPVIDPALQRELRQILEIQLADTEKARVILPDGRSERIRPNGRPSVRSQVQLYELAGSAHSVAQRPPAHPADSMGWPRSNWRRAIGDGSDS
- a CDS encoding ROK family protein gives rise to the protein MNVLVVDVGGTSVKILATGQYEPRKFPSGPTLTPETMVSRVKELAGDWMYDVVAIGYPGPVLRDRPVAEPHNLALGWVGFDYQAAFGRPVKIINDAAMQALGSFRGGKMLFLGLGTGLGSALIVDGIVEPMELGHLPYRRGTYEDYVGVRGLDRLGKRKWRKRVWDVVARLVAALEPDDVVIGGGNARKLKELPEGCRLGDNADAFIGGFRLWEGARAAPEHPQVALEGVVLSNTPR
- a CDS encoding arginase family protein gives rise to the protein MRPHTFYGVPPRDEARGARTDVAFLGVPFDLGTTLRPGARFGPEAVRAASAWWQYARDEEGQAARDGTGPRPAEGWYDLDRGRWILRGVTMADWGDVRITPTDIATNLDRITECVRAILDGGSLPVVVGGDHAVTYPAIRAFAGRGPLHVIQFDSHQDFVDERHGVRLGHGNVMRRASELPFLRGISQIGLRGLQKYPEPLEAARRYGVKVVTATELRGSGPRLAAARVPTGARCYLTLDIDVLDIASAPGTGTPEPGGLTFPEVRDAVRAIARRCRIVGLDLVEVSPPYDWAEVTAREAARLLLDVLSAIFDRGSGPTGVSRHAQGMRSRPGRTARIRG